The following proteins come from a genomic window of Solwaraspora sp. WMMA2065:
- a CDS encoding AAA family ATPase — translation MVDAVPGGRRVPGRTFRRGGRCVLCSAERGDEHAASSAGNDGSRDRCGTVVVGPSAATAGPSDAVQIQGRVGARACGFVLRPSRSTSSGTREADGTTTATITGTYVCSPSIASRDAIHDTPYRLHPDHSSGPDRPGDGAGRWQALYEEPRPVSFVGRTAELGLLTKRLADAREGNPRAVLIGGEAGIGKSRLLSTFALQARASGAHVLEGACEPHFGDPTPYGPLLEILEVFGRKDGVRLGGPAYRRLIDFFDSGDTGMTSPQQVFLTVGEMLEHIGADAPVVLILDDLQWADSSTLDLVRHLARVRPEGRRLLTVCGYRSSDLRRDDPLWQMLASPLFSRRTERVELPAFTLAEMREFLTAARDGDAEPHMAQRCFELSDGIPFYAEQLIAAGVLDDQGSLPLPADVQSVMLARIRVLGPDALEVLRVASVAGRAIRRRLLRRISGLPTDALGAAVQECFDRQMLVTDRDEDVYQFRHALLREAVYQSTVRDIRVDLHLAMAEALTADPHLSLAAGTAPAELASHWYQAGRWPEALATAVDAGDAAQRTLAFRAAQAQYARALRVWPHTQDPEKTAGVTKEELLLRAAEAARWSGDAEQALDYISQAAAESGADRAAELSERRATYLWELGRRTEAATAFRETASDLREKPASAVKARVLVGVATADLQAGRYQDGCERATEALRTAIASGARAEEGRALNISGLALGLLGDPGGAGLLERAIEIAQAVNHIEDLLRGHGNLSLILEHAGRLRESAETSAKGLAEARRYGLADTRQTMVLANNASAAFMLLGDWGKAERIITEAIQGRSPAESLYLRLTLGEIKVARGAYAQAHDLLDSIADTDHRRDPRFLGPLHTAQTLLALGEGDLRRASDEIRRGIEAVRDGENQLELLRLCAVGLRCAADQRDMAFGDWLAQAAWTPNQETTPETARLIALCGAERRRLQGSDTAAEWSRVAAGWTELDRPYEAAYARWRQAAAAYARNDGSDPRQPAREAHQAATALGAEPLRAEVARLAAQIGLALRDRPTPTTLPYRLTRAEFDTLRLLCDGLGPATIASARGVSVRTVQTQLSSIYRKMGVHRTVEAVAMAYREGFFG, via the coding sequence GTGGTCGACGCGGTGCCTGGCGGTCGGCGCGTGCCGGGGCGGACATTCAGACGTGGAGGCCGCTGTGTGCTGTGCTCGGCCGAGCGTGGCGATGAACACGCCGCCTCATCGGCCGGCAACGACGGTAGCCGCGACCGATGCGGCACTGTTGTTGTGGGGCCGTCCGCGGCTACGGCCGGCCCCTCCGACGCCGTCCAGATCCAGGGCCGTGTCGGTGCGAGGGCCTGCGGGTTCGTCCTCAGACCTTCGCGAAGTACATCGTCTGGCACCCGAGAGGCCGACGGAACGACGACGGCGACGATTACCGGAACTTACGTATGCAGCCCAAGCATCGCATCCCGAGACGCGATCCACGACACGCCGTACCGGCTACACCCCGACCACTCCTCCGGGCCAGATCGCCCGGGGGATGGCGCGGGCAGATGGCAAGCCCTGTATGAGGAGCCACGCCCTGTTTCGTTCGTCGGGCGCACGGCGGAACTCGGGCTACTCACGAAGCGTCTCGCCGACGCACGGGAGGGCAACCCCCGGGCGGTTCTGATCGGCGGCGAAGCCGGCATCGGCAAGAGCCGGCTGTTGAGCACCTTCGCCCTGCAGGCCCGCGCGTCGGGCGCCCACGTACTCGAAGGGGCATGCGAGCCGCACTTCGGCGACCCGACGCCGTATGGGCCGCTGCTGGAAATCCTGGAGGTCTTCGGCCGCAAGGACGGCGTGCGGCTGGGCGGGCCTGCCTACCGGCGGCTGATCGACTTCTTCGACTCCGGTGACACCGGGATGACGAGCCCTCAGCAGGTGTTCCTGACCGTCGGTGAAATGCTGGAACACATCGGCGCGGACGCCCCGGTCGTGCTGATCCTGGATGACCTGCAGTGGGCCGATTCGTCCACCCTGGATCTCGTACGGCATCTCGCCCGTGTCCGGCCCGAAGGGCGCCGCCTGCTGACAGTGTGCGGCTATCGCTCCAGCGATCTAAGGCGGGACGATCCGCTGTGGCAGATGCTGGCCAGTCCCTTGTTTTCGCGCCGGACCGAACGGGTGGAGCTACCGGCGTTCACCCTGGCGGAGATGCGCGAGTTCCTCACCGCTGCACGTGATGGTGACGCCGAACCACACATGGCGCAGCGGTGTTTCGAATTGTCCGACGGCATTCCGTTCTACGCGGAGCAGCTGATCGCGGCCGGTGTACTGGACGACCAGGGCTCCCTGCCGCTGCCGGCCGATGTCCAGTCGGTGATGCTAGCTCGGATCCGCGTGCTCGGCCCGGACGCGCTCGAGGTGCTGCGAGTCGCCTCGGTCGCCGGCCGCGCGATCCGCCGTCGACTGCTGCGCCGGATCAGCGGCCTACCCACCGACGCGCTCGGCGCGGCAGTGCAGGAGTGCTTCGACCGGCAGATGCTAGTCACCGACCGCGACGAGGACGTCTACCAGTTCCGGCATGCCCTGCTGCGCGAGGCGGTCTACCAGTCAACGGTCCGCGACATCCGAGTCGATCTGCACCTAGCGATGGCCGAAGCCCTCACCGCCGACCCCCACCTTAGTCTGGCCGCAGGCACGGCTCCGGCCGAACTGGCCAGCCACTGGTATCAAGCCGGAAGATGGCCGGAAGCACTGGCCACAGCCGTCGACGCGGGCGACGCCGCCCAGCGCACACTCGCCTTCCGCGCGGCCCAGGCCCAGTACGCCCGCGCCCTGCGAGTGTGGCCGCACACGCAGGACCCAGAGAAGACCGCCGGGGTCACCAAGGAGGAACTGCTGTTGCGGGCCGCCGAAGCGGCCCGCTGGTCAGGCGACGCCGAACAGGCACTCGACTACATCAGCCAGGCCGCCGCCGAAAGCGGCGCCGACCGAGCCGCCGAGCTGAGCGAGCGACGCGCCACCTACCTGTGGGAGCTGGGCCGCCGGACCGAGGCGGCGACGGCCTTCCGGGAGACAGCCTCGGATTTGCGCGAGAAGCCGGCGTCGGCGGTAAAGGCCCGCGTGCTCGTCGGCGTTGCCACCGCCGACCTGCAAGCCGGGCGGTATCAGGACGGGTGTGAACGTGCTACCGAGGCTTTGAGGACAGCGATCGCTTCAGGGGCACGAGCTGAGGAGGGCCGGGCGCTGAACATCTCTGGGCTCGCACTCGGCCTGCTCGGCGACCCCGGCGGCGCCGGTCTGCTGGAGAGGGCGATCGAGATCGCGCAGGCCGTAAACCACATCGAGGACCTGCTGCGGGGGCACGGGAACCTCAGCCTGATCTTGGAGCATGCCGGACGGCTACGCGAGTCAGCCGAGACATCTGCGAAAGGGTTGGCGGAGGCACGGCGGTACGGCCTCGCGGACACGCGCCAGACGATGGTCCTGGCGAATAACGCCAGCGCCGCGTTCATGTTGCTCGGCGACTGGGGCAAGGCCGAGAGGATCATCACGGAGGCGATCCAGGGCCGGTCGCCAGCCGAGAGCCTCTACCTGCGGCTTACTCTCGGCGAGATCAAGGTGGCGCGGGGAGCGTACGCCCAGGCCCACGATCTACTCGACTCGATCGCTGACACCGACCACCGCCGTGATCCCCGGTTTCTCGGGCCACTGCACACCGCGCAAACCTTGCTCGCGCTCGGCGAAGGCGACCTGCGCCGGGCCAGCGACGAGATACGGCGCGGAATCGAGGCGGTCCGCGACGGCGAGAACCAGCTCGAACTGCTGCGCCTGTGCGCGGTCGGGCTGCGCTGCGCTGCCGACCAGCGCGACATGGCATTTGGCGACTGGCTCGCGCAAGCGGCATGGACACCGAACCAGGAGACAACCCCGGAGACCGCGCGGCTGATAGCGCTGTGTGGCGCGGAACGAAGGCGTCTGCAGGGCAGCGACACCGCCGCCGAGTGGAGCCGGGTCGCAGCCGGCTGGACCGAACTCGACCGGCCGTATGAGGCCGCCTACGCACGATGGCGGCAAGCAGCTGCGGCGTACGCCAGAAACGACGGCAGCGACCCGCGACAACCGGCCCGGGAAGCCCATCAAGCCGCGACCGCGCTCGGAGCCGAGCCGCTGCGCGCCGAGGTAGCCCGACTGGCCGCCCAGATCGGCCTCGCCCTCCGCGATCGGCCGACCCCTACTACCCTGCCCTACCGCCTCACACGCGCCGAGTTCGACACGCTACGACTGTTATGCGACGGGCTCGGTCCCGCAACCATCGCCAGCGCACGCGGAGTCTCAGTGCGGACGGTGCAGACCCAGCTGAGCAGCATCTACCGGAAGATGGGGGTGCACCGCACCGTGGAAGCGGTCGCCATGGCATATCGTGAAGGCTTCTTCGGATGA
- a CDS encoding HEAT repeat domain-containing protein encodes MIAIGDESYWLTESPDIAAVRREVDRQAAMTLAELEHEQSMWVAAAVDGEERRARESTVRYRDVEADRCAARWDLEAYDAVRSGVAVYVAALRSPEPAVRLHAAHLLAWFPEERDLIVPALTRVIAGDSDPVVAATACVAAGLCGATQADTGLVEALSRRRAGPNRAERWSAVLGVARLTARPPRALVEELYACLLDATEPVPDWPFLAGGMSGLAALTLARLDSDSATDRVEILARRLADTVPGTDRFTLVGALLDAAFPEHDATGRGRDAGATGPGRIVDAQQAAVRALVDSVVWEDGPMVAMLLGRYGLPSAPASLRGWLAGGR; translated from the coding sequence ATGATCGCGATCGGCGACGAGAGTTACTGGTTGACCGAGTCGCCGGACATTGCCGCTGTTCGGCGTGAGGTGGACCGCCAGGCTGCCATGACGCTGGCGGAGTTGGAACATGAGCAGTCGATGTGGGTGGCCGCAGCTGTCGACGGCGAGGAGCGGCGGGCGCGGGAGTCGACCGTCCGCTACCGGGATGTGGAGGCCGATCGGTGCGCGGCACGGTGGGACCTGGAGGCGTACGACGCGGTCCGTTCGGGTGTCGCGGTGTATGTGGCGGCGTTGCGGTCGCCCGAGCCTGCGGTGCGGTTGCACGCCGCGCATCTGTTGGCCTGGTTCCCTGAGGAGCGCGACCTGATAGTTCCCGCGTTGACGCGCGTGATCGCCGGGGATTCGGACCCGGTGGTGGCGGCGACGGCCTGCGTAGCCGCCGGTCTGTGCGGTGCCACCCAGGCCGACACCGGATTGGTCGAGGCGCTGTCGCGTCGGCGGGCCGGCCCAAACCGCGCGGAGCGGTGGTCGGCGGTGCTGGGGGTGGCCCGGCTGACCGCCCGGCCGCCGCGAGCGCTCGTCGAGGAGTTGTACGCCTGCCTGCTGGACGCGACCGAACCGGTGCCGGACTGGCCGTTTCTGGCTGGGGGTATGTCAGGGCTGGCGGCGCTGACCCTGGCGCGCCTGGACTCTGACAGCGCTACGGATCGGGTCGAGATCCTGGCGCGGCGGCTGGCCGACACGGTGCCCGGCACTGACCGGTTCACACTGGTGGGCGCGTTGCTGGACGCGGCCTTCCCAGAACACGACGCCACGGGGCGGGGCCGCGACGCCGGGGCGACGGGACCAGGCCGGATCGTCGATGCCCAGCAGGCGGCGGTTCGCGCGTTGGTGGACAGCGTGGTCTGGGAAGACGGGCCGATGGTGGCGATGCTGCTCGGCCGGTACGGTCTGCCGTCCGCGCCGGCGTCGCTGCGGGGCTGGCTGGCCGGGGGCCGGTAG